A single genomic interval of Aureliella helgolandensis harbors:
- a CDS encoding sigma-70 family RNA polymerase sigma factor codes for MPIHHETLQTETSNVVSRDNSSSPRDLTRQGTRQASAGATDGAAVRRPHLSGSGRPTRTFQQPTLETAFVRYCQMTHLPLNWQGTAAELLGLVKTAQEFISSPDFDRPAAPHRILGDQLLSTCRETEPSKPSGGSALDMPPHLSRMCEEQLLTAEQERQLFQRMNYLRFCAASLLQDQTPVSVTQWDLERVHGLWRAANWHRDCIIRSNTRLVISIVKKFTNPQCGFDDLFSDGIMALLRAVHKFDYRLGFRFSTYATQVVRRDAYRHVMDRQNERLKAGQCLTEQGIDIAEETGSSTMGEEHWNSLRSRLTSLLNELDKREKLIIRARFSLGGHRKVQTLQHLANKLGISKERVRQLEKRALSRLQTLAAHSTQSSSPSI; via the coding sequence ATGCCGATCCACCATGAAACGCTGCAGACAGAAACGTCAAACGTGGTGTCCCGCGACAATTCGTCATCCCCTCGGGATCTGACACGACAAGGCACCCGCCAAGCTTCAGCCGGAGCGACCGACGGGGCAGCAGTGCGAAGGCCGCATCTCAGTGGAAGCGGACGTCCCACAAGAACGTTTCAACAGCCAACGCTGGAAACGGCCTTCGTGCGGTACTGCCAAATGACGCACCTTCCGCTGAATTGGCAAGGTACAGCCGCCGAACTCCTGGGGCTGGTGAAAACCGCTCAGGAGTTTATTTCGAGTCCGGATTTTGACAGACCGGCCGCCCCTCATCGGATCCTCGGCGACCAGCTCTTGAGCACTTGCCGAGAGACGGAGCCCAGTAAGCCGAGCGGAGGTTCGGCGCTAGACATGCCACCTCATCTATCTCGCATGTGCGAGGAGCAACTTCTCACCGCGGAACAAGAACGCCAACTCTTTCAGCGAATGAACTACCTGCGATTCTGCGCAGCCAGCCTTCTTCAAGATCAAACGCCGGTTTCCGTAACACAGTGGGATCTTGAGCGAGTTCACGGCCTTTGGCGGGCCGCTAATTGGCATCGCGATTGCATTATCCGGTCGAATACTCGGTTGGTAATTTCAATCGTCAAGAAATTTACAAATCCGCAGTGCGGCTTCGACGACCTGTTCAGCGACGGTATCATGGCTCTACTGCGGGCGGTGCATAAGTTTGACTACCGGCTGGGATTTCGTTTCAGTACGTACGCCACTCAAGTCGTCCGACGCGACGCTTACCGCCACGTCATGGATCGCCAAAACGAACGTCTGAAAGCCGGTCAATGCTTGACGGAGCAAGGAATCGACATTGCGGAAGAAACCGGTTCCTCGACCATGGGCGAAGAGCATTGGAACTCGCTTCGTTCGCGTCTCACCAGCCTGCTCAACGAGCTCGACAAGCGGGAGAAATTGATCATTCGTGCCCGCTTCTCCTTGGGAGGACACCGTAAAGTTCAAACCCTGCAACACTTAGCCAACAAGCTTGGAATCTCCAAGGAACGAGTGCGGCAACTCGAGAAGCGCGCTTTGAGCCGACTTCAGACTTTGGCTGCCCATTCAACGCAATCCTCCTCCCCTTCGATATGA
- a CDS encoding TIGR01777 family oxidoreductase, whose protein sequence is MRIAVSGSTGLVGSALCQRLTAQGQSIIPLVRPDSSSTPPAQSASLTWDPEQGLANPEAMDGFDAFIHLAGRNIAAARWTSAEKQRLRDSRVAATEKLVQQLLALDNPPSTILSASAVGIYGDCGDQWVEESQPADDSFLSQLATDWEAACDPLRAAGLRVIHPRLGVVLSSQGGALQEMLPIFRWRIGGVLGSGKQYWSWIALADCVAALQWLLDTPDTSGCYNLVAPQPVTNRQFTKALSKVLGRSALFPVPGVALRLALGELADALLLCSCRASADRLLGSGFRFEHAELAPFLERALHED, encoded by the coding sequence ATGCGAATTGCCGTGAGTGGATCGACCGGACTCGTTGGCTCAGCACTCTGCCAGCGGCTAACGGCTCAAGGGCAATCCATCATCCCCTTGGTACGCCCCGATTCCAGCAGCACTCCTCCTGCCCAATCCGCTTCGCTAACTTGGGACCCCGAGCAAGGTTTGGCGAATCCCGAGGCCATGGATGGATTCGATGCGTTCATTCATTTGGCGGGACGCAATATCGCCGCAGCGCGTTGGACCTCAGCCGAGAAGCAACGGCTTCGTGATTCTCGAGTTGCAGCGACCGAGAAGCTGGTCCAACAACTCCTGGCGCTCGACAATCCCCCCTCGACGATCCTTTCCGCCTCAGCAGTCGGCATCTACGGTGATTGTGGCGACCAGTGGGTTGAGGAATCGCAACCTGCTGACGACTCGTTCCTTTCCCAACTAGCTACGGACTGGGAGGCCGCTTGCGATCCGTTGCGGGCGGCAGGCCTGCGTGTCATCCATCCCCGCTTGGGCGTAGTGCTCTCGTCGCAGGGTGGCGCCCTTCAAGAAATGCTGCCAATCTTTCGCTGGAGGATCGGAGGGGTGCTGGGATCGGGAAAGCAGTACTGGAGCTGGATCGCCCTAGCTGACTGCGTGGCTGCGTTGCAGTGGTTGCTCGATACACCGGACACTAGCGGTTGCTACAACCTGGTGGCCCCGCAGCCAGTCACCAATCGGCAGTTTACAAAAGCGCTTTCGAAAGTACTCGGTCGGAGCGCCCTGTTCCCAGTCCCGGGGGTTGCGTTGCGATTGGCTCTCGGTGAGTTGGCGGACGCTCTCTTGCTGTGCAGTTGTCGCGCGTCAGCAGATCGCCTGCTAGGCAGTGGCTTTCGGTTTGAGCACGCTGAACTAGCCCCCTTTCTGGAACGAGCACTCCACGAAGATTGA
- a CDS encoding serine hydrolase, translated as MHTSPDSRTLELIDEHLFEAYPMHDPTPRPKPREIAPRRVATTQIATSVVLPCCTWRSLHVCCLSMIWALGLFGGVPTFGQTQSDLAAALQPLVDAHAGDVAVAAAILDSDLKTRISWNYQGDQVMPTASLIKLPVMIEAYRQAQAGGLSLEHLIVLREEDKVPGSGILTEQFSAGTSLPLNDAIRLMMRYSDNTATNLVLDSIGLESTAKTMAELGFPETRIHSKVFRRDTSIDSDRSQKYGLGSTTANETVTLLSQLVRGELADESSTQSMLDHLFACEATNGFPRDLPAGTRVAHKTGSVTLARTEAGIIDSPAGKIVLCVLTNNNEDKRWSENNAGNVLCAKLAKAAFDLVNPEPADTSESFPQQLSEGSTGELVEALQRTLNARIQSDLGIDGDFGPATAAAVKKFQTSAKLSNSGVVDAQTWQALGEILMVPEPVAAPELINSEKLAVAPPLDPLAPPQVTAKAFAILDLATGEVLAELNGDEPLPNASTTKLLTAYVVLDYAQSHPEVLQETVTFSERADQTLGSTSGVKAGEQLPVYELLYGLMLPSGNDASVALAEHFGGRLANPSQPEANAEEAYDAFIAAMNAKAQTLHMTHTHFANPHGLPAEKHHSSAIDLAKLAKAALKLPEMRKYVTCRQRGCQVTSLNGYSRNILWKNTNRLLGQAGFTGLKTGTTSAAGACLVASGVREEQARVVVVLGAVSSDARYVDARNLFAWSWRDTAR; from the coding sequence ATGCACACCAGCCCCGATTCGCGTACACTAGAGCTCATCGATGAACATCTCTTTGAGGCCTACCCAATGCATGATCCAACTCCCCGTCCGAAGCCCCGTGAAATAGCCCCACGTCGCGTTGCCACTACGCAAATTGCCACTTCCGTGGTATTGCCCTGTTGCACCTGGCGGTCCCTCCACGTCTGTTGCCTGAGCATGATCTGGGCGCTCGGTCTATTCGGCGGCGTACCAACCTTTGGACAGACGCAATCCGACCTAGCAGCAGCCCTTCAACCGCTTGTCGATGCGCATGCGGGCGACGTGGCGGTAGCCGCTGCAATCCTCGATAGTGATTTGAAAACGCGTATCAGCTGGAATTACCAAGGCGACCAAGTAATGCCGACGGCCAGTCTGATCAAGCTTCCGGTCATGATTGAAGCTTACCGACAAGCACAAGCCGGCGGGCTCTCGCTCGAGCATCTGATCGTGCTGCGGGAAGAGGACAAAGTTCCTGGATCGGGAATCCTCACCGAGCAATTCTCGGCGGGTACCTCACTCCCGTTAAACGACGCCATCCGATTGATGATGCGTTACTCGGACAATACCGCGACCAATTTAGTCCTCGACAGCATTGGCCTCGAATCGACGGCCAAGACAATGGCCGAACTGGGCTTTCCAGAAACTAGGATTCATTCGAAAGTTTTCCGACGCGACACTTCGATCGATTCGGACCGCAGCCAAAAATATGGCCTAGGCAGCACCACGGCTAACGAGACGGTCACTCTGCTCAGCCAGTTGGTTCGCGGTGAACTGGCGGATGAATCCTCTACCCAATCGATGCTTGATCACTTATTTGCCTGTGAAGCGACGAACGGCTTTCCCCGCGATTTGCCTGCAGGAACCCGGGTGGCTCACAAGACCGGCTCCGTAACACTCGCTCGCACCGAAGCTGGGATTATCGACTCGCCAGCCGGAAAGATCGTCCTGTGCGTACTCACCAACAACAACGAAGACAAGCGTTGGTCGGAGAACAATGCAGGTAACGTGCTATGCGCCAAGCTTGCTAAAGCAGCTTTCGATCTCGTCAACCCTGAGCCCGCAGACACTTCGGAGAGTTTCCCGCAGCAGCTTTCCGAGGGTTCGACCGGTGAACTGGTCGAAGCCCTTCAACGAACTCTCAACGCTAGAATTCAGAGCGACCTGGGCATCGACGGCGACTTCGGCCCTGCCACCGCAGCTGCAGTGAAAAAGTTTCAGACCAGTGCCAAGTTAAGCAACTCGGGAGTGGTCGACGCCCAGACCTGGCAAGCACTGGGAGAGATCCTAATGGTACCAGAACCGGTGGCTGCTCCCGAGCTGATCAATTCCGAGAAGCTTGCGGTGGCACCACCTCTGGATCCACTCGCACCTCCCCAGGTAACCGCCAAAGCCTTTGCCATTCTGGACCTTGCCACGGGTGAAGTTCTAGCAGAATTGAATGGTGACGAACCACTGCCCAACGCCAGCACCACAAAGCTGCTCACCGCTTACGTCGTACTAGACTATGCACAGTCTCACCCTGAAGTCCTGCAAGAAACAGTCACTTTTTCGGAGCGGGCTGATCAAACGCTAGGCTCAACGTCAGGCGTCAAAGCGGGCGAGCAATTGCCTGTTTACGAATTGCTTTACGGCCTCATGCTTCCCAGCGGCAATGACGCTTCCGTCGCCTTGGCAGAACATTTTGGTGGCCGGCTAGCCAATCCCAGCCAGCCTGAAGCCAACGCCGAAGAGGCCTACGATGCATTCATCGCTGCGATGAACGCCAAGGCCCAAACGCTGCACATGACGCACACCCATTTTGCCAATCCTCACGGCTTGCCCGCTGAAAAGCATCACAGTTCCGCAATTGACCTAGCCAAGTTGGCCAAGGCTGCACTCAAGCTGCCTGAAATGAGAAAGTACGTCACTTGCAGGCAACGAGGATGCCAAGTCACCAGTCTGAATGGTTACTCGCGCAATATCCTATGGAAGAACACCAACCGCCTACTTGGGCAGGCTGGCTTTACCGGCCTCAAAACCGGCACGACCTCAGCCGCAGGTGCCTGTCTCGTGGCAAGTGGCGTGCGCGAAGAGCAAGCTCGCGTTGTCGTCGTGTTGGGTGCGGTATCCTCAGACGCCAGATACGTGGACGCCCGCAATCTCTTTGCGTGGTCGTGGAGAGATACAGCCCGCTAG
- a CDS encoding sugar phosphate isomerase/epimerase family protein, producing MTNPLERRRFLQISAAGGAAVAMAGIAHGQEAATQANKKNAGQQRKGKLPFRISLAEWSLHRTLRSGKLDNLDFAKTAKEEFKINAVEYVNQFFKDKAEDKNYLGELKLRHDDFGVKCPLIMIDGEGALGDPDDAKRTAAVENHYKWVEAAKFLGCHSIRVNAQSNNDYEEAKKLAADGLRRLSEFGAKHDINIIVENHGGLSSNGKWLAETISSVGLDNCGTLPDFGNFHDYDRYQGVTETMPFAKSVSAKSHDFDAEGNETKTDYTKMMKIVLDAGYHSWVGIEYEGSKLDEYAGIKATKKLLMKVRREFAEA from the coding sequence ATGACCAACCCACTAGAACGAAGACGATTTTTGCAAATTTCAGCTGCAGGTGGTGCCGCCGTCGCCATGGCTGGTATTGCTCACGGACAAGAAGCGGCTACCCAGGCAAATAAGAAGAATGCTGGGCAGCAGCGTAAGGGAAAGCTTCCGTTCCGTATTTCATTGGCTGAATGGTCGCTGCACCGCACACTGCGCAGCGGCAAGTTGGATAACCTCGATTTTGCCAAGACGGCCAAGGAAGAGTTCAAGATCAATGCTGTCGAATACGTGAATCAATTCTTCAAGGACAAGGCGGAGGACAAAAACTACCTTGGGGAACTAAAACTGCGGCACGACGATTTTGGAGTGAAATGCCCGTTGATCATGATCGATGGTGAAGGGGCCTTGGGCGATCCGGATGATGCCAAGCGTACCGCTGCCGTCGAAAACCATTACAAGTGGGTTGAAGCGGCCAAGTTCTTAGGCTGCCATTCGATTCGCGTGAATGCCCAATCGAACAACGATTATGAAGAAGCGAAAAAACTGGCCGCAGACGGACTCCGTCGGCTCAGTGAATTTGGTGCCAAGCATGACATTAATATCATCGTTGAGAATCACGGTGGCCTCAGCTCCAACGGCAAGTGGTTGGCCGAAACGATCAGCTCTGTTGGGCTCGATAACTGTGGAACCCTCCCCGACTTTGGGAATTTCCATGACTACGATCGCTATCAAGGCGTAACGGAAACCATGCCGTTTGCTAAGAGCGTCAGCGCGAAGAGCCATGACTTCGATGCCGAAGGCAACGAAACCAAGACCGACTACACCAAGATGATGAAAATCGTACTCGATGCAGGCTACCACTCGTGGGTCGGAATTGAGTACGAAGGTAGCAAGCTCGATGAATACGCGGGCATCAAGGCAACCAAGAAATTGTTGATGAAAGTACGTAGAGAGTTCGCCGAAGCGTAG
- the pyrF gene encoding orotidine-5'-phosphate decarboxylase, producing MEHFGDLLAGQVQQKKSAVCVGIDPRWKSLPESIRAGVDSGDRSAVAKATECYCREVIDAVASVTPVVKPQAAFFELLGPAGMLALAGVIKHATKAGVLVLLDGKRGDIGSTAEGYADAYLGRESAWGCDALTVNPYLGDDTLEPFVHGAVRHGAGIFVLVKTSNPGSGFLQDQVLSGENQGQTVFERMADLVQSHAAATQGTSGYGAVGAVVGATYPQQLAALRQRMPNAWILIPGFGAQGGTAADVAHGFDSQGRGAIVNSSRGVIFAYQSEQYKHLDWQSAVAKSAHDMAQQLGEATPG from the coding sequence ATGGAACACTTTGGCGACCTGTTGGCAGGACAAGTCCAGCAAAAAAAATCAGCGGTGTGCGTGGGAATCGATCCCCGTTGGAAGAGTTTGCCTGAGTCGATTCGCGCGGGAGTAGACTCGGGCGATCGGTCTGCAGTGGCGAAAGCGACCGAATGTTACTGCCGCGAAGTTATCGATGCGGTGGCGAGTGTTACGCCAGTGGTAAAACCGCAAGCGGCATTTTTCGAGCTGCTGGGGCCTGCGGGGATGCTTGCCCTAGCGGGAGTCATCAAGCATGCGACCAAGGCGGGAGTGCTAGTACTCCTGGATGGCAAACGTGGCGACATCGGCTCCACTGCCGAGGGCTACGCCGACGCCTACCTGGGCCGCGAAAGTGCTTGGGGGTGCGATGCCCTAACAGTAAATCCGTATTTGGGGGACGATACGCTAGAACCCTTTGTGCATGGGGCGGTTCGTCATGGGGCTGGCATTTTCGTGTTGGTGAAAACGTCGAATCCCGGCAGTGGTTTTTTGCAGGACCAAGTTCTGAGCGGAGAAAATCAAGGGCAAACCGTTTTTGAACGCATGGCGGACCTCGTGCAGTCTCACGCTGCTGCGACTCAGGGAACGAGTGGCTATGGCGCTGTTGGGGCAGTGGTGGGTGCTACCTATCCTCAACAGTTGGCGGCTCTTCGGCAGCGTATGCCCAACGCCTGGATTCTCATTCCGGGGTTTGGCGCTCAAGGCGGAACGGCTGCGGACGTCGCCCACGGCTTCGATTCCCAGGGCCGTGGAGCCATTGTGAATAGCTCCCGTGGCGTGATTTTCGCGTACCAAAGTGAGCAATACAAACATCTGGACTGGCAATCTGCGGTCGCCAAGTCCGCGCACGACATGGCCCAGCAGCTGGGTGAAGCGACGCCTGGTTAA
- a CDS encoding Gfo/Idh/MocA family protein: MPATIETLVDLPYRPATPRSYAPKIGVIGCGGIIKHHLEAYVVAGFDVVALCDLDLERAVASQKAFYPDAKVYTDYHQVLRDVSIEVVDITTHPPVRPPIIEAALRAGKHVLSQKPFVLDLDVGQRLVELAEKQNCYLAVNQNGRWAPHFSYARLAAASGILGNVFSAHMECHWDHTWVAGTEFEKIKHLVLYDYAIHWFDIVRCFFPGQNAKRVFASTARIPEQTLMPDLLGQALIEFEHAQSTLSFDAGVPYGSLEETYVAGTLGSLHSTGSGNQEQRLSVTTAQGRWSPSLQGKWFSDGFRGTMGELLCAIEEQRPCTISASDNLHSLALCFAAIASAEAGAAMVPGSIRQMPV; the protein is encoded by the coding sequence ATGCCAGCAACAATCGAAACATTAGTGGATCTGCCCTACCGACCCGCTACCCCACGCAGCTATGCTCCGAAGATTGGAGTCATTGGATGTGGTGGGATCATTAAGCACCATTTGGAAGCTTATGTAGTCGCTGGATTCGATGTGGTGGCGCTGTGCGACCTCGATCTGGAACGGGCCGTTGCTAGCCAAAAGGCCTTCTACCCGGATGCCAAGGTCTATACGGACTACCACCAAGTTCTCCGTGATGTCTCGATTGAGGTGGTCGACATCACTACCCATCCGCCGGTGAGGCCGCCGATTATCGAAGCGGCCTTGCGGGCCGGAAAGCATGTGCTGAGCCAGAAGCCTTTTGTCCTGGATCTAGATGTCGGACAGCGATTGGTTGAGCTAGCGGAAAAACAGAATTGTTATTTGGCGGTCAATCAAAATGGGCGCTGGGCACCCCATTTTAGCTATGCCCGCCTTGCCGCGGCTTCCGGAATTTTAGGGAATGTCTTTTCTGCGCATATGGAATGCCATTGGGATCATACTTGGGTTGCAGGCACTGAATTCGAGAAGATCAAGCATCTCGTACTTTACGACTATGCCATTCACTGGTTTGACATCGTGCGTTGTTTCTTCCCCGGGCAAAACGCGAAACGCGTCTTTGCTTCGACGGCGCGCATTCCCGAGCAGACGCTGATGCCAGATTTGTTGGGCCAAGCTCTGATTGAGTTCGAGCATGCACAGTCGACACTTTCGTTCGACGCAGGGGTACCCTACGGTTCGCTGGAAGAGACATACGTTGCCGGAACACTAGGCAGCTTGCACAGCACCGGGAGCGGTAACCAGGAGCAACGCCTGTCTGTCACGACTGCCCAGGGCCGCTGGTCACCGAGTCTGCAGGGGAAATGGTTTTCAGATGGATTTCGGGGGACGATGGGAGAGCTTCTGTGCGCTATTGAAGAGCAACGTCCTTGCACCATTTCGGCTAGCGACAATTTGCATAGCCTAGCGCTCTGCTTCGCCGCAATCGCCAGTGCCGAGGCTGGTGCGGCCATGGTCCCTGGTTCAATCCGCCAGATGCCGGTCTAA
- a CDS encoding DUF2079 domain-containing protein, producing the protein MTRPTPRKPRSPTSSRRRSTPTASTKSTSALASAPKEAAPLDAWVLLWGVIASLNWCLAASALASRNHLVMGYRTLVAGPPQLEPLMVSQPAFLAILALASAWFFAFWRHGCSSFGCPPRLKIALLSWSLAALPFGLSLLQLATGFELERLFWETLWLSGWTGFSFVYLVAAMRDASMHDAREAEQGGSPRQPALRQPSKVTGRRLSLALVVVGTVLTGSLWFAQSHTYYNNFQLGFNDFAHFTQRIANTAAGRGVLMETPVLPPFWDHFNPGLLLLVPLWELTHDVHFIFAVQAVALTSGGLIVRKLALQSGHGDLNSAAWGLAWLAQPVLGQMNIAYTYGWHPISLALPLLLGSLSALLAGRLGLAAGAAVLAMSMEEGVIVAVTLFSAAAALQCTSLFASTHRLQPNSGEVISNSDNTIRPTQTLGLSLNSWIGITVVSGLTFFAVYQWSGIAEFQTGRFVALGNSATEVILSPILKPAVFWGQLLQWKNLAFILCLLLPCNALGLALGWRWCLACILPLGVLCVWDHLPATCLAFQYSSTLLPILWFATLQGASRLPAALSRGAGVGALACGLTLSLFVGQLPYSSASILDVESQSYAGTPNFTRQADSDDGRWLLEQVAAIRNSGAETLATGRIAAHLVGNADIETVGQFLQRRPQLSLLPDRRNQPLQHYRWILLDRVESFQQSPEETARIEAEARALGFQSVADKYDIVLLELQ; encoded by the coding sequence ATGACACGTCCGACGCCACGCAAGCCTCGCTCCCCTACGTCCTCCCGGCGACGCTCTACCCCGACAGCTTCCACCAAATCGACTTCCGCCCTCGCCAGTGCTCCAAAGGAAGCTGCCCCTTTAGATGCATGGGTTCTACTCTGGGGCGTAATCGCCTCCCTCAACTGGTGCTTGGCTGCATCTGCTTTGGCCAGTCGCAATCATCTGGTCATGGGATACCGAACCCTAGTCGCCGGTCCGCCTCAGCTAGAACCTTTGATGGTCTCGCAACCTGCGTTCCTAGCAATCTTGGCACTCGCGTCGGCCTGGTTCTTCGCATTTTGGCGTCACGGTTGCTCCTCATTCGGTTGCCCACCACGCCTGAAGATCGCGTTGCTTAGCTGGAGCCTTGCCGCATTGCCTTTCGGATTATCCTTGCTTCAACTTGCAACGGGGTTCGAGCTCGAACGGCTCTTTTGGGAAACGCTTTGGCTCAGCGGGTGGACCGGGTTCAGTTTCGTTTACCTCGTCGCTGCCATGCGTGACGCCAGCATGCATGACGCCAGAGAAGCAGAGCAGGGGGGCTCCCCCCGGCAGCCAGCTCTACGGCAACCAAGCAAAGTGACCGGGAGACGGCTCTCGCTAGCCCTGGTGGTTGTGGGCACCGTACTAACAGGCAGTCTATGGTTCGCGCAGAGCCACACTTACTACAACAACTTCCAGCTGGGATTCAATGACTTTGCCCACTTCACCCAACGCATCGCGAATACCGCTGCCGGTCGTGGAGTACTCATGGAAACACCGGTACTACCGCCGTTTTGGGATCACTTCAATCCCGGTCTGCTGCTGTTGGTGCCACTCTGGGAACTCACCCATGACGTGCACTTCATCTTTGCCGTCCAGGCTGTGGCTTTGACCAGTGGCGGTCTGATCGTTCGCAAGCTGGCGTTACAGTCAGGGCACGGAGATCTAAATTCGGCAGCCTGGGGTTTGGCGTGGTTAGCCCAGCCGGTACTAGGTCAGATGAATATTGCGTACACCTACGGCTGGCATCCCATTTCTTTAGCGCTACCACTTCTATTGGGCTCCCTCTCCGCACTCTTGGCAGGCCGATTGGGTCTCGCGGCTGGTGCAGCCGTCCTGGCGATGTCCATGGAAGAGGGAGTCATCGTAGCGGTCACTCTATTTAGCGCCGCGGCCGCACTCCAGTGCACTTCACTCTTCGCCTCCACACACCGCCTCCAACCGAATTCAGGAGAGGTCATCTCCAACTCGGACAACACAATTCGGCCAACGCAAACCTTGGGCCTCTCGCTGAATAGCTGGATTGGTATCACTGTGGTCTCTGGTTTGACTTTTTTCGCAGTCTATCAGTGGAGTGGGATCGCTGAATTTCAAACCGGACGGTTCGTCGCTCTAGGCAATTCGGCAACCGAAGTGATACTCTCCCCCATCTTGAAACCGGCCGTTTTTTGGGGACAACTCCTGCAGTGGAAAAATCTTGCATTCATTTTGTGCTTGCTGCTGCCCTGCAACGCATTGGGGTTAGCACTGGGATGGCGATGGTGTCTTGCCTGTATTCTCCCATTAGGTGTGCTGTGCGTATGGGATCATCTCCCCGCCACGTGCCTCGCATTCCAGTATTCGAGCACGTTGCTCCCCATCCTGTGGTTTGCAACTCTCCAGGGAGCAAGTCGATTGCCTGCCGCCTTGTCCCGCGGAGCCGGGGTGGGCGCACTGGCCTGCGGTCTGACACTCAGCCTGTTTGTGGGACAACTCCCCTACAGCTCTGCTAGCATTCTGGATGTCGAAAGCCAGTCGTACGCTGGCACACCCAACTTCACACGGCAGGCAGATTCGGACGATGGACGGTGGTTGCTCGAGCAGGTTGCCGCGATCCGAAATTCCGGTGCAGAAACCTTGGCCACCGGACGAATCGCAGCTCATTTGGTTGGAAACGCCGACATTGAAACCGTTGGACAATTCCTCCAGCGGCGCCCCCAATTGTCACTCCTTCCAGACCGGCGGAACCAACCCCTACAGCATTACCGCTGGATTCTCTTGGACCGCGTCGAGAGCTTTCAACAAAGCCCCGAGGAGACCGCGCGCATCGAAGCGGAAGCGCGCGCTCTCGGCTTTCAAAGCGTGGCGGACAAGTACGACATTGTGCTGCTCGAACTGCAGTAG
- the mutY gene encoding A/G-specific adenine glycosylase, with amino-acid sequence MGAWFERHARSLPWRQTRDPYAIWVSEIMLQQTQVATVIDYYHRFLHTFPTVSDLAAAEEQEVLTLWSGLGYYRRARQLHAAAKMVVQEFGGTFPTQFDDVLSLPGVGRYTAGAITSFAYDMPSPILEANTIRLFSRLMGLELEPTTTAAQKELWAFAESLLPRRGGGSAAINQAVMELGSLVCKPAQPECSSCSVSKFCVAYRQGTQLRLPVLKKKVPTEARVHGLVVVARHGKYLMRRNGDGKWWQGLWDFPRVDITELLAVSVGTRSVNGRPAANASKLLETEPQESSLVEAALNSDLDLECKITQRLLVLRHAVTRYKISLHCFEASLSAGQAKPLGVDWQWVELEVCDLPLTSTAAKLRRHLQGSTA; translated from the coding sequence TTGGGGGCATGGTTTGAGCGCCATGCGCGCAGTCTACCCTGGCGACAGACGCGCGACCCCTACGCCATCTGGGTCAGCGAGATCATGCTGCAACAGACGCAAGTTGCAACAGTGATCGATTACTACCATCGGTTTCTTCACACCTTTCCTACGGTCTCGGATTTGGCCGCCGCCGAAGAGCAAGAGGTTTTAACGCTCTGGTCAGGATTGGGGTATTATCGACGAGCGCGACAATTACATGCCGCGGCGAAAATGGTCGTTCAGGAGTTTGGTGGAACATTTCCAACTCAATTTGACGACGTCCTGTCGCTGCCCGGTGTCGGGCGCTACACCGCCGGCGCTATTACCTCATTTGCCTACGACATGCCCTCCCCGATCTTGGAAGCGAATACGATTCGGCTCTTCAGTCGCCTCATGGGATTGGAACTCGAGCCGACGACTACGGCCGCTCAGAAAGAGTTATGGGCGTTTGCAGAATCGCTTTTGCCGAGGCGCGGCGGTGGGTCGGCTGCCATCAATCAAGCCGTGATGGAGCTCGGAAGTCTCGTCTGCAAACCGGCTCAGCCGGAGTGTTCCTCGTGTTCCGTTTCCAAGTTTTGCGTAGCCTACCGCCAAGGCACTCAATTGCGTCTGCCTGTGCTCAAAAAGAAGGTGCCCACTGAAGCACGGGTGCATGGTTTAGTCGTGGTCGCCCGGCACGGTAAATACCTCATGCGCCGCAATGGAGACGGTAAATGGTGGCAGGGATTGTGGGATTTCCCACGCGTCGATATCACGGAATTGTTGGCTGTTTCGGTCGGCACTCGCTCCGTAAATGGAAGGCCAGCGGCCAACGCATCCAAGCTGCTAGAGACTGAACCCCAAGAGAGCTCGCTGGTGGAAGCGGCATTGAACTCGGATTTGGATTTGGAGTGCAAGATTACTCAGCGGCTGCTCGTGCTCCGGCATGCCGTGACGCGCTATAAGATTAGCTTGCACTGCTTCGAAGCATCGCTGTCCGCAGGCCAAGCAAAACCTCTGGGAGTCGATTGGCAATGGGTCGAGCTCGAGGTCTGTGACTTGCCGCTGACATCCACGGCAGCCAAATTGCGTCGCCATCTACAAGGCAGCACCGCGTAG